A genomic stretch from Lathyrus oleraceus cultivar Zhongwan6 chromosome 2, CAAS_Psat_ZW6_1.0, whole genome shotgun sequence includes:
- the LOC127123539 gene encoding uncharacterized protein LOC127123539 has product MERGKSSLQGVGVPSLQGVGVPSGVVDQGVSQGAAAGTALPPLRKRKLNASGSRKTSTVWEEFNILPDEPEPIAACKHCHKRYRCDPKTHGTSNMLAHSKVCYKNPALLLKDPNQTNLVSGEGGFLVPTSQRFNAAACRKAINTFVILDEHSFRVVEGVGFKQMCKQLQPQMAIPTRRTVARDCF; this is encoded by the exons ATGGAGCGCGGCAAAAGTAGCTTGCAAGGAGTTGGAGTTCCTAGCTTGCAAGGAGTTGGAGTTCCTAGCGGAGTTGTAGATCAAGGAGTGAGTCAAG GAGCAGCTGCTGGTACTGCACTCCCTCCACTTCGAAAAAGGAAACTTAATGCTAGTGGTAGTAGAAAAACTTCTACGGTTTGGGAAGAGTTTAACATTTTACCGGATGAGCCTGAACCTATAGCCGCGTGTAAACACTGTCATAAAAGGTACCGATGTGACCCTAAAACACATGGTACTTCTAACATGCTAGCTCACTCGAAAGTGTGTTACAAAAACCCTGCCCTTTTGTTGAAAGACCCCAATCAGACAAACCTTGTAAGCGGCGAGGGTGGGTTTTTAGTTCCAACTAGTCAAAGGTTTAATGCTGCAGCCTGTAGGAAGGCCATTAATACCTTTGTTATCCTTGATGAACATTCCTTTAGAGTGGTTGAGGGTGTTGGTTTTAAGCAAATGTGTAAACAATTGCAACCCCAAATGGCTATCCCTACTAGGAGGACCGTTGCTAGGGATTGTTTTTAG
- the LOC127119934 gene encoding zinc finger BED domain-containing protein RICESLEEPER 2-like, with translation MKVEDVLREWGLRKVSTITLDNATANDVAVSYLDRRLKSKNALLGVGDYLHMRCAAHVLNLVVRDGEKEHEGSIESVRTAVRFVRSSPQRAMKFKECVELAGITCKKKLCLDVSTRWNSTYLMLDAAEKFEAAFDNMIDEDPGYIEYFDLLTGPPSSQDWKKVRAFVVFLQTFYEATKVFSTSQEVSLHLAFHNLSSILCELQEASFNLNSYVAPMISHMKVKYDKYWGDVGKVNHFLYYGVIFDPRFKFNYIEWSFNDMYGHSSDLAKKNIECVKTSLFKLYNWHKSDHDKNVGASPLSAPGSTSLGEASSQPKEPSPFTRANAFKKHLKEKDTIENENELEKYLGDPCCGEGKILVFLIGGRKIAPVILY, from the coding sequence ATGAAAGTCGAGGACGTTTTGAGGGAATGGGGGCTTAGGAAAGTGTCTACAATTACCCTGGATAACGCAACAGCAAATGATGTGGCTGTGAGTTATTTGGATAGAAGACTTAAGAGCAAGAATGCTTTACTGGGTGTAGGTGATTATTTGCATATGAGGTGTGCTGCCCATGTCTTGAACTTGGTAGTGAGAGATGGTGAAAAAGAACATGAAGGGTCTATTGAATCAGTTCGCACTGCTGTTAGGTTTGTAAGGTCTTCTCCACAAAGAGCTATGAAGTTTAAGGAGTGTGTTGAACTTGCGGGCATAACTTGTAAAAAAAAACTTTGTCTTGATGTTTCTACAAGGTGGAATTCCACTTACCTAATGTTGGATGCTGCTGAAAAGTTTGAAGCTGCATTTGACAATATGATTGATGAGGATCCTGGATACATCGAATATTTTGACCTCCTTACCGGTCCACCCAGTTCTCAGGATTGGAAAAAAGTTAGGGCTTTTGTGGTTTTCTTACAAACCTTCTATGAGGCAACCAAAGTGTTTTCAACTTCGCAAGAAGTGTCCTTGCATTTAGCTTTTCATAACTTGTCTTCAATTTTGTGTGAGCTTCAAGAAGCTTCATTTAACTTGAATTCTTATGTGGCTCCAATGATTTCACATATGAAGGTTAAATATGATAAGTATTGGGGGGATGTGGGAAAAGTGAATCATTTTCTTTACTATGGAGTGATCTTTGATCCTAGGTTTAAGTTTAACTATATTGAGTGGTCTTTTAATGATATGTATGGGCATTCTAGTGACCTTGCCAAGAAAAATATTGAATGTGTCAAAACTAGTTTGTTTAAACTATATAATTGGCATAAATCTGATCATGATAAGAATGTTGGGGCTAGTCCTTTAAGTGCACCAGGGAGCACTTCCCTTGGAGAAGCATCTTCCCAACCAAAAGAACCATCACCTTTTACAAGGGCTAATGCTTTTAAGAAACATCTGAAGGAAAAAGACAcaattgaaaatgaaaatgaactAGAGAAGTACTTAGGTGACCCTTGTTGCGGGGAGGGGAAAATTTTAGTATTCTTAATTGGTGGAAGGAAAATTGCACCCGTTATCCTATATTAG